In one window of Candidatus Rhabdochlamydia sp. T3358 DNA:
- the dnaA gene encoding chromosomal replication initiator protein DnaA → MLTKTPQEAWSEFLETVEKRCSTTEFQNWFAPIRIREEVTEELCLEVPNIFVQEYLINNYKKELSSFLSVKATGELSLSFTISETKKTDPLPQSPLTLTAPSSQHTVEVKLNPNYTFQHFIEGPSNQFVKSAAVGIATRPGKSYTLMFIHGGVGLGKTHILHSIGHQVRERHKKLRVYCITTEAFINDLVDNLRNKSLDRMKRFYRSLDVLLVDDIQFLQNRPNFEEEFCNTFESLINQGKQIVITSDKPPGQLKLSERLIARMEWGLVANVGIPDLETRVAILQHKAEQKGFRLPQSIAFFIAEHIYNNVRQLEGAINRLNAYCRLMKLDVTQEVVESTLGELFQASSHKKISVDNILKSVATIFGVRISDLKSSVRSKDVSFPRQVAMYLAKELINDSLMRLASAFGGKTHSTLLHAWKKIAGLVKKDERLRRQIDMARRNLEA, encoded by the coding sequence ATGTTGACAAAAACACCGCAAGAAGCATGGTCGGAATTTTTAGAGACTGTTGAAAAACGATGTTCTACCACAGAATTTCAGAACTGGTTTGCTCCGATTCGCATACGAGAAGAAGTTACTGAAGAACTCTGTCTTGAGGTGCCAAACATTTTTGTTCAAGAATACCTCATTAATAATTACAAAAAAGAACTCAGCTCTTTTCTATCAGTAAAAGCAACAGGTGAACTTAGCTTATCTTTTACCATTTCAGAAACAAAAAAAACAGATCCGCTACCACAATCTCCTTTGACTCTAACTGCCCCTTCTTCTCAACATACCGTAGAAGTAAAACTCAACCCTAATTATACATTTCAGCATTTCATTGAAGGTCCTTCGAATCAATTTGTAAAATCTGCTGCTGTAGGAATTGCCACTCGTCCCGGTAAATCTTACACTCTTATGTTTATTCATGGAGGTGTGGGCTTAGGTAAAACCCATATTTTACATTCGATCGGTCATCAAGTAAGAGAAAGACACAAAAAGCTACGCGTTTATTGTATTACCACAGAAGCTTTCATTAATGACTTAGTTGATAACTTACGGAATAAATCTTTAGATCGCATGAAGCGGTTCTATCGCTCTTTAGATGTTTTACTCGTAGACGATATTCAGTTTTTGCAAAATCGCCCTAATTTTGAAGAAGAGTTTTGTAATACTTTTGAGAGCTTAATCAATCAAGGAAAGCAAATTGTAATTACTAGCGACAAACCTCCAGGACAACTCAAACTATCTGAAAGATTGATTGCAAGAATGGAATGGGGACTTGTAGCCAATGTAGGAATCCCCGATCTAGAAACACGAGTAGCCATCCTGCAACACAAAGCAGAACAGAAGGGATTTCGTCTTCCTCAATCGATTGCATTTTTTATTGCAGAGCACATCTATAACAACGTACGCCAACTTGAGGGTGCTATCAACCGCCTCAATGCGTATTGTCGCTTGATGAAACTTGATGTCACACAAGAAGTTGTAGAAAGCACCTTAGGTGAGTTATTTCAAGCCTCTTCACACAAAAAAATCTCTGTAGATAATATCTTAAAAAGCGTAGCTACCATTTTTGGAGTACGCATTAGCGATTTAAAAAGCTCTGTTCGCTCAAAAGATGTTTCCTTCCCAAGGCAAGTTGCTATGTATCTTGCTAAAGAACTCATTAATGATTCTCTTATGCGCCTTGCTTCTGCTTTTGGGGGGAAAACCCATTCTACCCTTTTACACGCCTGGAAAAAAATTGCAGGCCTTGTGAAAAAAGATGAAAGACTACGTCGTCAAATCGACATGGCTAGACGCAATCTAGAAGCTTGA
- a CDS encoding type III secretion chaperone — protein MNQIDWISILGWSDEELSDLRFVGYSYIKQGKYDIAITFFEALITLSPSSIYDLQTLGALYLQKNNNLMALNYIEKALKLDPLHQPTLLNRVKVLFALGYKKQALAQAKELEKSQNPEIINQATALVIAYS, from the coding sequence ATGAATCAAATCGATTGGATATCTATATTAGGATGGAGTGACGAAGAGCTCTCCGATTTACGTTTTGTCGGCTACTCTTATATCAAACAAGGCAAATACGATATTGCCATCACTTTTTTTGAAGCACTTATTACTTTATCTCCTTCTTCCATTTATGATCTTCAAACCCTTGGTGCTTTATATCTACAAAAAAACAATAACCTAATGGCTTTAAATTACATTGAAAAGGCGCTTAAACTCGATCCTCTTCATCAACCCACTCTACTTAATCGAGTAAAAGTTCTATTTGCTTTGGGTTATAAAAAACAAGCATTAGCTCAAGCAAAAGAACTCGAAAAAAGTCAAAATCCTGAAATAATAAATCAAGCTACAGCGCTTGTCATAGCGTATAGCTAA
- a CDS encoding DUF5399 family protein, with product MPPRTIDNLGIEVSTRYAEDLRELDQKLLIEARGIQEQTEIEITHPFFLTELEILLEPQKQQTWATFTPPQGYSELRKRFFMFQLIPSLGSEEKHETQTQKIVSLKTFSRKKRDDQQQEEESDHSDPEKEYHEKEKKTLISVLQTIMHLDKEIQEINARRGQYHKG from the coding sequence ATGCCGCCACGTACAATTGACAATTTGGGAATTGAGGTTTCGACTCGTTATGCAGAGGACTTAAGAGAGCTCGATCAGAAACTGCTGATTGAAGCTCGCGGCATTCAAGAACAGACAGAAATAGAGATTACCCATCCCTTTTTTCTAACAGAGTTAGAGATTCTGCTCGAACCTCAAAAACAACAGACTTGGGCAACTTTCACTCCTCCTCAAGGATATTCCGAGCTAAGAAAACGATTTTTTATGTTTCAGTTGATTCCTTCTTTAGGATCGGAGGAAAAACATGAAACACAAACACAAAAGATCGTTTCTCTGAAAACCTTTTCCAGAAAAAAAAGAGATGATCAACAGCAAGAAGAAGAATCAGATCATTCCGATCCTGAAAAGGAATATCATGAAAAAGAGAAAAAAACACTCATCTCTGTTTTACAAACCATTATGCATTTAGATAAAGAAATTCAAGAAATCAACGCTCGAAGAGGGCAATATCATAAAGGCTAA